The genomic window TCATTTTTTAAGCTCTATTGCTCCTCAAGGTGTGATTGTTGAAGTAGGACCACAGCCACAATCTGTGATTCGGCAGGATATTCTTGATTGGATGGATGAAATGACGAAACATATCCTTGATTTCGTTCATTTGCATAATATAGGTGAACTCTTACCATTAATACCAAGCTATGAAGCATTTCGTTATCATGAAACATTATCATTGCCTGTTGATGAGCAAGAACAACGTATTGGTATGGTACATCATTCAGTACAAGATAATGATTTTAAACTGTTACGTAATGGTGATCCGATCTTCACTTTGTTTGATGGTACTGAAGTGCATTGGCAAGGTGATTATGAGGCGTATCCTCACTTTATTAATGAAGCTGCTTATTACGATAATAATTTAGCGATGTCTTTGGCAAAAAAAGTGCTTATCACTACTCACGGTTAGATTGATTTTTATTATTAAATAAAGCCGATATTGAACAGGACATTAATATCGGCTATTTAAGAGTAATACATCTAATGAGCTATATTAAAGACGTTTTTTTGGGACGATTTTACAACAACAATTGGTCGATCATCGATAATGGCAACGTGTGAGTCAACATCAAATACCGACCAAATTAGAGGCGGTGTAATAGTCGTTATTGGATCGCCATAAGCAAAAAGTTGACCTTGGTGTAACGCTGCAACTTTGGTTGAATATTGAATGGCTAAATTGAGGTCGTGGATCACCATTAAGATGCAAGCTTGGCTCTCTTGGCTATATTTCCTTACAAAATCAAGAAGTTTCATTTGGTTATGCATATCAAGAGCAGAGGTTGGTTCATCAAGTATAAGCACTTTGGGTTGGTTAATAACAGCTTGCGCAAGTCCTACCATTTGGCTTTCACCTCCTGATAATTCCGTACAAATCTTATTCGCTAAGTGTAAAATTCCCATTTGCTTTAATAATTGTAAGCTTTTTTCGGCGCTGTTTGCTTTGGCAAATAAAGAATGTGATCCCATATTTAAGGTAGTGATCAATAATTCAACCACAGTAATGGTCGCTGAAATGCGATGATCTTGAGGTAAATAGCCAATATTTTCTAACGTGAGTGGCTTACCATGTAATAAAATTTGCTGTGAATGCTGACGTAGATTTTGGGTAATATGACGTAGTAATGTTGATTTACCCGCACCATTTTTACCAATAATTGCCACCATTTCACCTAGCCCAATAGTGGGTAACGATAAGTTATCTAAGATTATTTTATCGTCAAATGTGACTGAAATATCATTAATTGTAAGCGCCATTAAAAACGTCCACCTTTTTTAATGATTAAATAGATAAAGAAAGGAATGCCAATGATCGACATCACGACGGTTAACGGCAAAATAATGCCGGGCATAATGCTTTTACTGGCGATAGATGCAAGCTCAAGCAATACCGCACCGACAAGGAATGAGGCGGGTAAGAAGTAACGTTGATCTTCGCCTAAGACCATACGAGCAATATGAGGAGCAACCAGCCCAACAAAGCCAACGGCCCCAACAAATGACACCGCGAGCGATGTGATCACCGATACCAATAATAAGGTTTTAATGCGTAAACGTTTAACATTAACTCCCATCGCTTGAGCTCGTTCATGACCAATTTTAAGGGTTGATAATTGCCAAGCGTCTTTCATCATGATCAACAACACAATGGGTAAAACAATAGCAAGAACAGTGATTTTTGCCCAACTGCCGCGATCGAGTGATCCCATTTGCCAAAAGACCAAAGTTTGTAGTTGAGTCTCACTGGCAACATATTGCATCATGGTCAGTAAACTGTCATAAGCAAACATGACGGCAATACCAAATAACATCACCCCTTCAATTGAAATCCGTTTTACTGATGAAATAGCGGCAATTAAAAAAGTGGTTAATAAGCACATTAAAAATGCCATTAACGCTATTTGATATTGCGCAGGAATAAAGGGGATCACAACAACATTGGTGATGACTAAAGATGCACCAAATCCTGCTGCGGCTGAAACACCAAATGTATAAGGATCAGCAAGGGGATTATTCAATGTCGTCTGCATTTGTGCACCAGCTAAGGCTAAAGCTCCCCCGATTAATGGCGCCATCAATGCCATTGGCATACGAATATCCCAGACAATAATTTTACTCGCAATATTACTGGTCTGAGGATGAATAAGCGCGTGGATTACTTGAGTAAAAGTCAGCCCTTGTGAACCAATAAAAATATCAGCGATAACACAAATAATACTAAGTACCAAGAAAGCCGCTAAAGCCACTTTCTTATTACGATTACGAATGTTATGTGTGTTTAACTCAAGTAGAATTGAGGTCATTACTGCATAGCCTTAACGTTATTTTGGCCAAAATCACCACTAATTATGCGATGACCAAATTGCTTATTCATTTCTTCAAAGGTTTGTTCTGCATTTTGTTGATAAATAATTTCAAGCAATGGAAAAATACGGCTAGTTGAAAGAGCAATATTTTGAGGCTGGTGGTTAAACGTAATGGTGCGTCCTGCTACATTGGTAATGGTAACAGGATAAGTGGCTGCAAAAGAGTGTAATGACCAAAAAGTAACAGCACAAAATGTAAGGAATTTCAGCTTAGTTTTCACAAGGATACCTGTATAGGATAATTTTTGTGAATACTAATGAGAATCGTTATCGTTTTAAACTTAAATAAATGCAAACTTAAAATGCAAATGTAATTCATTTTGATTATTGTTCGTATTTGAGAGGTATAAATTACTTGAAAGTTGCATAAATGATTTGAGATTTAGCTCGCAATATGAAAAAGTCAGAAGACTTGTTTTTATCAATCAAAAAACATAACAATATTGATTATAATAAAGTTATTAACCATTACATGCCTTAATGCTCAGCAGTAATGAGAGATAACAAAGAGGAACGGCTATGTCATTAGTTATACCAATGGTTATCCTTATGCAGCAGCATTTAGCGGCAGAAGGCAGCACACTTGTTGCAAAAAAAATGCAGTATGATCTTAATAGTCAGCAACCTTTTTATGGTGTTAGTCCAGAAAAGCGTCATAAAATATTTCAATTAGCGATTGCACATACTAGTATTGATAATATTGAAGATTATCACCGTTTGTTACTATGGTTATGGTCGGGCGTTTATCGAGAGGAACGCTATTTAGCATTAGATGCTGGTGAGTATTATCCTGAATATCAAACAATAGCCTCTTTTCATGTATATCTTGAAATGTTAGAAACGGCTGATAACGTTGATATTTTGGATCGTCTTGTGAGTAACCTGATTGGCAAGATAATGCTGCAAGATAAAAGCTTACAACGCTATCTTATTCAGTGGCGAGAGTCAGACAGCGTATGGTTAAAGCGAGCCTCAGTGTTAGCGCAGTTACATCATAAGCAACAAATGGATGTTGCCTTATTGAGTGATACTATTTTATATCTTGCGGCTGATAAATCAATGTTGGTTCAACAAGCGATGGGGCAAGTATTAAATGCTTATAGCCAAATCGATTTTACTTTTGTTGATAATTTTATAAAAAATAATATGACATTATTAACACCGCTTTGTCGACGTGAAGCAAGAAAACTCACAATGGTGGTAAATAGCACAGTTGATTAAAATTACCGACGTTTAATTGTTTGTTGCTATCTATATTACGTTTTTTTTGCTACAACACTTAGCGAAAGTAATGCCTATGCATAATGTGTAGGCATTATTGTTTTTTAATGTTCAGTGTGGGTTTCTCAATGCAATTATATCAACAAGATGCCGTCGAGTGGCTGTCTTCATTAGCGGATAATAGTATCGATCTTTTGATTACTGATCCTCCGTATGAATCGTTAGAAAAGCATCGAAAAATAGGCACAACCACACGTCTTAAAAATAGTAAATCCTCAAGTAATCAGTGGTTTGATATTTTTCCCAATCAACGTTTTCAAATATTATTAGAACAAGCTTATCGTGTTTTAAAGCCTAATAGTCATTTTTACCTTTTTTGCGATCAGGAAACGATGTTTTATATTAAACCTATCGCAGAACAGGTTGGATTTAAATTTTGGAAACCAATCGTGTGGGATAAAGTGGCGATTGGTATGGGATATCATTATCGAGCTCGTTATGAATTTATTCT from Photobacterium toruni includes these protein-coding regions:
- a CDS encoding ABC transporter ATP-binding protein, with protein sequence MALTINDISVTFDDKIILDNLSLPTIGLGEMVAIIGKNGAGKSTLLRHITQNLRQHSQQILLHGKPLTLENIGYLPQDHRISATITVVELLITTLNMGSHSLFAKANSAEKSLQLLKQMGILHLANKICTELSGGESQMVGLAQAVINQPKVLILDEPTSALDMHNQMKLLDFVRKYSQESQACILMVIHDLNLAIQYSTKVAALHQGQLFAYGDPITTITPPLIWSVFDVDSHVAIIDDRPIVVVKSSQKNVFNIAH
- a CDS encoding FecCD family ABC transporter permease; this encodes MTSILLELNTHNIRNRNKKVALAAFLVLSIICVIADIFIGSQGLTFTQVIHALIHPQTSNIASKIIVWDIRMPMALMAPLIGGALALAGAQMQTTLNNPLADPYTFGVSAAAGFGASLVITNVVVIPFIPAQYQIALMAFLMCLLTTFLIAAISSVKRISIEGVMLFGIAVMFAYDSLLTMMQYVASETQLQTLVFWQMGSLDRGSWAKITVLAIVLPIVLLIMMKDAWQLSTLKIGHERAQAMGVNVKRLRIKTLLLVSVITSLAVSFVGAVGFVGLVAPHIARMVLGEDQRYFLPASFLVGAVLLELASIASKSIMPGIILPLTVVMSIIGIPFFIYLIIKKGGRF
- a CDS encoding DNA alkylation repair protein, whose amino-acid sequence is MSLVIPMVILMQQHLAAEGSTLVAKKMQYDLNSQQPFYGVSPEKRHKIFQLAIAHTSIDNIEDYHRLLLWLWSGVYREERYLALDAGEYYPEYQTIASFHVYLEMLETADNVDILDRLVSNLIGKIMLQDKSLQRYLIQWRESDSVWLKRASVLAQLHHKQQMDVALLSDTILYLAADKSMLVQQAMGQVLNAYSQIDFTFVDNFIKNNMTLLTPLCRREARKLTMVVNSTVD
- a CDS encoding DNA-methyltransferase encodes the protein MQLYQQDAVEWLSSLADNSIDLLITDPPYESLEKHRKIGTTTRLKNSKSSSNQWFDIFPNQRFQILLEQAYRVLKPNSHFYLFCDQETMFYIKPIAEQVGFKFWKPIVWDKVAIGMGYHYRARYEFILFFEKGKRKLTNLSIPDVLEFKRVYRGYPTEKPVTLIKTLIEQSSVEGDIVADPFFGSGSTLVAAQQLQRQAWGNDISDAAHQHLRGRV